In Neomonachus schauinslandi chromosome 8, ASM220157v2, whole genome shotgun sequence, the genomic stretch aatacatggaaacaaatgaaagtgaaaatacaatgttcaaaacctttgggatgcaagaAAAGtggttctaaaagggaagtttatagcaatacaggcctacctcaagaagcaagaaaattctcaactaaacaacctaaccttacacctaaaggaagtagaaaaagaacaacaaacaaaacccaaaaccagcagaaggaagaaaataataaagattacagcataaataaattctatagaaactaaaaaaagaaaaaaaaatagacccatgaaaccaggagctggttctttgaaaaaaatcaataaaatggataaacttCTAGCCAAACTTatcaacaaaaaagagaaaagaccaaaataaataaaattacaaataagagagaagaaataccATAGAAAtataatcataagagaatattatgaaaaactatatgccaacaaattggacaacctagaaaaaaatgaataaattcctacaaacaaaTAACCtatcaaaacagaaacaggaagaaatagaatatttgaacagactgataaccaataaagaaaatgaatcagtaatcaaaaaactagcAACAAACgaaaggccagatggcttctcaggaaagttttaccaaacatttaaagaagagttaatacctttacttctcaagctattccaaaaaatagaaaaggaagaaaaacttccacattcattccatgaggccacTATTGccctgatacaaaaaccagataaagacaccatgaaaggggtacctgggtggctcagtcagttaagtatctgcctttggctcaggtcatgatctcagggtcctgagacagaGCTCCGTGtcaagctctctgctcaacggggagtctgcttctccctttccctttccctctccctctctgatctctctcgttctcactctgtctcaaattaaaaaaaaaaagagagaactacaggccaatatctctgatgaacatagatgcaaaagtcctcaataaaatactagcaaaccaaatccaacaatacattaaaaaaattattcaccatgatcaagtgggatttattcctgggttgcaagagtggttcaatatttgcaaataaatcagcatgatacatcacattagtaAGATAAAACATAagaatgatcatttcaatagatggagaaaaagcatctgatgaagtacaacatccattcatgattaaaaaccctcaacaaagtagggttagagggaacatacctcaacataataacataataaactcaacataataaaggccatatgtgaaaaactcacagctaacatcatcctcaatggggaaaacctgggagcttttcccttaaggtcaggaacaaggcaacgatgtctactctcaccactttcattcaacatagcactggaaggggcgcctgggtggctcaaaaggttaagcatctgccttcggcttgggtcatgatcccagggtcctgggattaagccccgcattgggcttcctgatgagcagggagcctgcttctccctctccctctgcctgccactcccccttcctgtactctctctctgtcaaaataaataaaatctttaaaaaaaaaatagtactggaagtcctagctacagcaatcagaaaacaaaaaggaataaaagacatccaaattggtaaggaagaagtaacacttccactatttgcagatgacatgacagtatatatggaaaacccaaaggactccatgaaaaaattgctagaactgataaatgaattcagtaaggtcacagtatacaaaatcaatatgcaaaaatctgttttatttctatagatcaataatgaagcagcagaaggagaaactaagaaaacaatctcatttacaattgtacccaaaataataagatacctaggaataaacctaaccaaagaggtaaaagacctgtactctgaaaactataaaacactgacaaaagaaactgaagatgacaaaaagaaatggaaagacattccatgctcatggattggaagaaaaaaatattgttaaattgtctatactatccaaagcaatctacacatttaatgcaattcttatcaaaataacaacagcatttttcacagaactagaacaaacaatccaaaaatttgtatggaaccatgaaagaccctgaatagccaaaacaatcttgaagaagaaaagtaaagctggaggcatcacgattctggattttaagttatattacaaagctccagtaatcaaaacagtatggtactgccacaaaaatagacacatagatcagtggaacagaatagaaaacccagaaataataatataataatactgTCAATTCAACTTTGACAAAGCAAAAGGAATATCCAGtagaataaagacagtctcttcaacaaatggtgttgggaaaactggacatttgcatgcaaaagaatgaaattggaccactttcttataccacacacaaaaataaattcaaaatagtttgaagtcctaaatgtgagacctgaaaccataaaaatcgtAGAAGTgaacacaggcaataacttctttgacatcagctgtagcaacatttttctagatatgtctcctgaggcaagggaaacaaaagcaaactattgagactacatcaaaataaaaatcttctgcacagcaaaggaaacaatcaacaaaactaaaaggcaacctatggaatggcagaagatatttgcaaatgacatatctgataaagagttagtatcaaaaatatattaaaaaacttataaaactcaacaaccaaaaaacaaataatctaattaaaaatgggcagaagacatgaaaagacatttttccaaagaagacatacagatggccaacagacacgtgaaaagttgttcatcattaatcatcagcagggaaatgcaaatcaaaactactgtgagatatcacctcacacctgtcagaatggctaaaatcaaaaagacaagaaatagcaggTATTGGTGAGACTGGAGTAAAAGGAGCACtggtgcactgttgctgggaatgcaaactcgtgcaatgactgtggaaaacagtatggagattcctcaaaaagtgaaaaatagaaactaccttatgatccagctattacattactgggtatttacccaaaggatactaaaatactaattcaaatggatatgtgcacccctatgtttatagcagcattatttacaatagccaaattatggaagcagcccacatgtccatcaactgatgaatggataaagaagtggtatatatatatacaatggaatgttattgagccataaaaaagaatgagatattgccatttgcaaggacatggatggtgCTAGattatattatgctaagtgaaataagtcagtaagagaaagacaaataccatattatttcactcacatgtggaatttaaaaaacaaaacaaaagaggaaaggggggaaaaggagagaaaagagagacaaaccaagaaacagacttaattatagaggGTAAACtgatggtggtgggtgggagggtgggtaaaataggtgatggggattaaggagtgcccttgctGTCATGAGCAcaaggtgttgtatggaagtattgaatcagtatgttgtacaccagGAACTAATATAACTGTAttctaactaactggaattaaaataaaaccttaaaaaacatgAAGAACAATAAAATTATACCTCTATCTCACAcaactcacaaaaattaacttgaaatggatcacaGATTTAAACATAAAACCTGATGCcataaaagtcttagaagaaaatgtagagaagaagCTCCTCAATGCTGGTCTTGGCATTGATTTTCTggacatgacaccaaaaacacaaataacaaaaacaaaaatcaacaggtTGGACTACATCAAATTTAAAGGCTTCTGCACATCAACAGAAACAATTAACAAAGGGAAaagacaacccatggaatgggaaaaactttttgcaaaccatatattagACAatgagttaatatccaaaatatataaagaactcatacaattccaTAACAAAAAAGAATCTGAATACAAATttggcagaggaactgaatagatatttttccaaagaagacatccaagtgctCAACAGGTACATGGGAAgtgatcaacatcactaatcatcaagagAAATgccatcaaaaccacaatgagatatcacctcatacctgctAGAATGGCTATGATCAAGAACACAAAaggtaagtgttggcaaggatatggagaaaagggaacctctgtacactgttagtgggaatgtaaattggctcaaccactatggaaaacaatgtggaggttcatcaaaaaattaaaaacagacctaccatatgatgcagcaattccattctgggtatatatccaaaggaaatgaaaacaggatatcaaaaaatacatatacgttcatgtttattgcaacattattcacaacagccaaggtaCAGAAACAAACTAATTGCCCATACCaatggatgactggataaagaggatgtcacacacacacacacacacacacacacaggatatATTCTTCGACAGTGAGAAAGGAGGacatcatgccatttgcaaaaacatgagCATAATATGCTGAATGAGTAAGTCtgacagaggaagacaagtactgtatggtatcatttatatgtggaatctggaaagccaaatttatttaaaaaagaaagtaaaatggggGTTACTAGGGGattgtgggtggggggataggacAGGTGCTATTCAAAGGTACAAATTTACAAGTAgtaaataagtcctagagatctaatgcatagtatagtgaatatagacaacaatattgtATGACAGTCACCAAACTTGCCAAGAGACTAGAACTTCATGGTTACAACCACAAGAAAGGATCATTATGTAATGTCATAGAGGTTCTAATTATtgctacaatggcaatcatattataATATACTAATGTACCAAGTTAACATGTTGAACACCTTGAATTTGtacaatatgtaaatatatctaataaaaatattttcataaaatagcTAATCACAAGATCTTTCTAAACAGTAACAGGccaagaggagggggagggataaTGGAGGTTCCCTACATCTAAATAAAAGGAACTTAGTTGTTCATGACACAGATTCTGCCCATCCAGTGCAGAAGAGTGTGGCTTTGTGTAAGAAGGGAAAGCCCAACACCTACTGATgcttttttcttatctctttcaGTGGACAGCTCTGGAAAAATCAGTAAGTTTGGATCATTTCTTTGCCTTACCTATTTCTGTGTCTAGGACCTTTGAGTTTTTGCTACccaatttttttgtatttcacgTTCTTCTACCTTAGAGTAgtcaatatttcttaaataagttattttctcatactttgatttcttcttttccatttcccttttggaaaaaaatataatggtCTTGTCTTATAATTCTGGTTATTTTCTACCAAAGATTATTGGTAGCATGTATTCCCAGCTAGTCTACCACAAGGGAGCCTGTTTTCCTTGTGCTATCATCTGACAATGGataatttttactaaaaaaagaaaatcacctaaAATTGACAAAAAGAGTAAGTGTCAGGACAaggtggtgattttttttttaaagattttttttatttatttattcatgagagacagagagagagaggcagagggagaagcaggctcccaaggagccgagagcccgatgcgggactcgatcccaggaccctgggatcatgacctgagccgaaggcagacgcttaaccatctgagccacccaggcgccgtttttttttttttttaaagatttaaggtGGTGATTTTGATAATTGGCCAACAttacatatttttccaaatgatCTAAAGGGGAGTGGGTAAAAAACTGACTTATGAGAGAACAATGAAAGTAGGCAATGCAATAGTTTGAAATTTAGTAGAATAGATATTACCTACCCAAGGATTCTATCCCATACATTAACAAATGGCATCCTAAAGAAACCTGTGTCTGTGAAATAGGCTATGGAGCATTGGCCAGCAGCACTCCTGAGGATGAAACAGAGGGTTTTATAGTACTTGGTGGTGCTGTTTCTGCATTCACCTACAAAGGGTATTATTATTGGGAGTGGGATTTTCCTTGAGTTAGAAAATTCCCACTGATCgatcttttgtgttttatttttagcactATCTCCTATGGGTAAGTTATTCTCAACTGTGATATTTtacattgtttatattttctggattTGCTGTTTCTACTCCCAAAAGGGAGACTTGTGTTTCtaaggacattttaaattttcctattcTCCAGActcttctaatattttaaataactatttttggAGAGACAGCTGTAGAGGAGATGAAGTTCATACAAAAGGATGCCATAATCTCTGGCCATCTTCTAGGCTCTGAAAAAGAATCTCCTTTCTAACTCCCAGCAAACTATGATGAAAGAAAGATTGGTTTCtaaattttgtgagttttttgCTGATAATTTAGAACTCTTTTTGTGGTTATAAGTGAAGGTCCACTGAATCATATTACCAGAAAAAATAACtagttaagaaaaaaactttatctATTTTCTCTTGCCTTCTAAGTAACTTTACTTTTGAGGAATAGTAGGTATTGAGCCCTTCTATATACTgtgcactgtgctaggcattttcAAAAACCTTATCTCTTATTCTTAGCCTGTCTGCTAGCTATTGTTATTCCCCACTTTACAAATCAGTAAATTTGCTCACACTTGCCTAAGGTTAAAGAGTTGGTAAACAGCACTGTCAGGATCTAAATCCAGGACTTCTTATCTCCGAAGTACATACTCTTTCCATGCCAACACATTGCCTTCTATACTGAATCACAAAGGCCTTCTTTGTGATTAGTCCTGAAAccatatctataaataaaatgtttgtaaataCAAATACACATCCACTAGAGAAgatatataattaaatgtatgcaaaagaatagttttaaaaataaaagacatcccaTTTAGATTAATGTTTGGCTTTTAACTGCTTTCTAAATTCAGATTTCCCATCAGGATTATTTAATGCCTCAGCTCTTCAAGAAAATCATATGAAACAGaataataattcttaaaactctgtaaatatacaACCATAAGAAGCAAGTAAAACTTAAATTTAGTAAGATATATTTCAGGCATCTCAAACTTTCCAAACACtaacaaacacaaaatatatctttatatttaattgtTCCTCTTTCTCAGTTCACACTAGGAGAGTGGGTTTGTGAGTAGGAGGAGGTGAAGTTGAAAGGGataattgttttctttgcattcacagtacaaaaaataatatacattcaGAGCAGTCATGATGTATCTGCCTCTCTCAAACGACCTCCCCACATGCGGAAGGTGATACGagtgtgtatgttttctttacaaaaagaaagaggGCTTTGGGAAGGCATCATAGGCTAAGGCCCTCCCTGGAAgtgaattcatttttaatgactatggtttttttaaattgccaggaaaaaaatcagttcaaccttttaaaactttttcttgtAAAAGATATATTCTTGTTgacaatattttaaacatatttttcccAGTTGATATTTTTAGCAAAAAGAGATTAAGGTTTAATTCATTGTTCAAAGAAAGATATAAGACAGATCAGCTCATCAAACTTCATCACCCTTTCAAGTTAAGTCTCTTAATTTCTCATCtccatgtatgatttttttttaaatgttaattcatGGACTGAGATCTACAATGAGTCATGCCCCTAATGCTTAACAGATCTTTATGGTCTAGATCTGAGTGTGCTCTCCCTGACAGCCACTGGGTAAAGAACTTCAtaggaatatttttctaataaggCCCATAGTCTAGTTATTTTAAGTATCATATAATTAGAATTATTACTATGATAGCTAACTCATGATATCTTTTAGCTTTAACAAAAATTAATCCAGCTTAAAATCTTTAAGTAGCCTGCGTACATTATAATGATTGCCAAGGTCTTGATTAAATATTTCCCTTATAATTAGAATTTTGCCATATAGTCTACTGTGTGCAATAAATGGACTTTCAGCCAGGGCTTACAAATCTTTATATTATAGAGATTATGAgatcccaggggaaaaaaagatttatgcagTATCTAGAAatttgagagaaaggagggaagaactTAGGATTTGGTGGAATAATGATTTGTAGCTTACTTCTACAATGCAATTAAGTTCAAGATGGAAAATATACAGCAAAGATATTAAAACAACCAAAGATATGAAGATACTATTAGAAGTGACTAGAAGTATTTTTTAGTTCAgtgggaaaaagaataaaattctttaaaatcctATAAAATTAGGAAAAGTGTAACTAGAATAAACATTGTTTCTTTAAATCCTAGAATACTTACCTTTGATTAACAAAAATCTATATAATTTAAGAGATAAAGTTAGCTTAAAAATGGGTCCTGCAGTAGTATACACAgtagtaaatatgaaaaaaattattcccaaGAGAtggtaaaactaaaaatattcatatattatgaAAAGTCAGCTTGTTAAGGACCACATTCCACCAAATTTGTAAGGTTGGAAGCTTCAGTGGAAAAACATGCTCTTCTCCACACCACACCACATCCTCCCAAAAAACAAGGGTCCACTGGTAGTACTGtcagatttcaaaatattctgaACTCTCTTTTTAAGTACAAAAATACTTAGGATATATTACTACTGATTTTCATTAGTAAATTGGAAGTGGGTTTATCTAGAATAAAATGTCAGTACCCATATCTTATTAAATAATCAttagggaggaaaaaatacacaaaaggtTCAGAAAGCATTATTGTAAGGTTCTTAACGTTATTTTTAAGATAACTACAGCATCTCTTTGGATTCATAGTTACCTTTTTACCTAATGCAGGTGTGTCTCATCTTTTGCAACTTGTAATTCGGTTATGTGTGCATCAATATTTCAGACATCAAACCCTAAACATACCAAAagtctatttctatgaaaaaaaaatgttaatttttaagcaAGAAATCTTCCTGTAAAGCAATTAAGTATTCCTCTAAAGAATTGGGTTGGAACTAAGAATGTCTTGTCTTGATAGATCAGAGTTTTTGCCTGTATGATCTCATTCGGTAGTAATAATAGCCAATATTTATTGGACTACTTACTATGCTCCAGGTACTGCATTGAGTGCTTTACTTAGataatattatttaatcctcataacaccTCTGTGAAGTAGCTACTACTAttgcacccattttacagataacaaaGTAAGGTTTGCTAAGTAAGCTCACCTGGCTAGTTACGTatgaagccaggatttgaaccagtcTGTCTGTACAAGTGATGCTCCTTAAACATTTGTCTAGAATCCTTAAATAATTCTACAAAGTGGGCAGAGCAAACTAAATATAAGGAAGGTGAGTCTTTGGGATTTACCCAAATAAACCCAGCTAGCAAGAATACTAAACCCAGGTGTTCTGATTCAGCTTTTAAATTCAGTATTCTTTCTactacattaaatatttaaatcagtttTCTTAAAGGAAGGCATGCCACTGCTCATAGCAAGAACCCACAGTAACATTTcctggtaacattttttttcttaatcagggAGCCAAAtcactaaaataagaaaaaagaaagcagaagctaaaaatttcagttttggggcacctgggtggctcagtcgttaagtgtctgtctttggctcaggtcataatcccagggtcctggtatcaagccccacatcaggctccctgcttagtgggaagcctgcttctccctctcccactccccctgtttgtgttccttctctggctgtctctctctctgtcaaataaataaataaaattttaaataaattaaattaaattaaattaaaattaaaaattcaggtttTATTAGATCACACAGAAATTGAGACATAGTAGAGCTGACTTACCTAAACATGGGAAAAGGGACCAGAAATTTTTGCAAAGTGAGTTTGCAGGTATCATAAGGAGCAGTCTTAGGCATTGGTTAAGACTGAACTCTGAAGTCTGACTTttcaggttcaaatcccagctccaccacttactgacTCCAAGGCATATTcacattcatttaaattttctgtacctcagtttcttcatctgtaaaatagggataataatagtacctgccctatatggtggttgtgaggattaaatgagttaatactttatataaaatgctCAGATTAGTGAGTGCCTGATATATGATAAGCACCCAATGATTACCAGCTAGTACTATTATTACTTTTGAATAATGAGACATTCTTATATTCAATATCCAAAgcatattttgagttttttctattttaagaaacaattatTGCTTTTTTGCacaattttttctaaaaataaattccatttcttttcagaaTACATCCTCCTTTAGCTATTAAGCATTATTCATCAGCCATAATGTACTGAATGTACGCCAACCAGTtcatttgtaatacattttaccTCTTCTTTCAATAATCTTctaatttattgaagagagtctGGAATATTATCAATACTTGTATAATTTTAAGTGTAGAGttccatcattttacattttcaggaaATCTCAAGTTATCTCCAGCTTTTCAGttttaagacaaaaaataaaccaatatcAGGGGGAAAAGtaggaataaagagaaagtacTTGATATCTGAATTGTGCGCTTTTGTTGTGTGCTCAGTTATATTTCCAGGTTACATGGATGCAGAACTTGcaaaaaaatcagatttcaagGCCAAGATTCTAAAAAATGGAGCCACTATAAAGTCTGAGAGCAgccaagaagaaaacaagaaaacattaaagaaagaaatcacagattCTGATGAATCCTTGACATCAAGGCACAAACCAGAgtcaaaaagcaaagcaaaaggcACTGAGTTGGAGAAAGGCAAGATAGGAATGGAGGTCAAGGAAAAGGAGAGTGACACCAGGATACTAAAAGAGGAAGACCAAGTAAAGGTGAGTGACATGGGAATACCACAAGAACAGGAGGCCCAAGTAGAGATGAATGATACCGGAATACCACAAGAACAGGATGACCAAGTAAAGAAGAGTGAGTCTGGAATACCACAGGGACAGGGATCCCAAGTAAAGAAGAGTGAGTCTGGAATAAAACAAGGACAGGGATCTCAAGTAAAGAGTGACACCAGAATACCACAAGGACAGGAGTCCCAGGTAGAGAATAGTGAAGCTGGAATACCCCAAGGACAGAAGTCCCCAGTAGACAATAGTGAGTCTGGAATACCACAAGTTCAGGGGCCTCGAGTAAAGAGAGAGAGTTCTGAGGATCAAGGAAAGCAGGGAGATGCAAAGAAGAAGACAGATACAGAAGAAAATGATGCTATGAAGAAAAGTGATGAAGGAAAGCACAaagttaaaggaaagaaagaatcagaacttaagaggaaaaaaaaagttcagtaagAAGCAAAGACAAGTAAGGGAAGAAAGTAcaacaaaaagatggaaagagtaagggcaaataaaatgaaagctcATAAGTCAACTGATTATTATGATTCCCATCCTCCAGATGCAAGTCACAACCCAGTTATTGCTTAAATGGATCATAATTATAGAATCCCTTTAATTTATACATGTACAGAATGTCTACTATAAACGTTTCACCATTTTTAGTCCTCTCGGCCACAAATCTCAGCTTccaattctttgttttctaagTTGATACTTTTATGACTTAGTGAAGAAACTGGATActttctgaaataaaacattttgactAAAGAAATGTATAATTTCCTTCTACAACTATTATATTAACTCAGTGACAGCCTAACCAATCAACCAATCAAAGCTCATCATGGTAGGCTAAATGTTCATAAGGCACTGTTCTAGCAATAAGGGGTACAGAAAAATATATCTGACTCCCTGCAATAAAATAGCTTTTAATACATATAGTGATATGTGTAcaaagaacaattttttaaaagaaaaatctgtcaaaATGTAGTTTAGATGGATGGTATGATTTAGCAACCTCTTGGGATGAGAATATAAAGGGGATAGCTTCCTGGGAAAGGGAATGGTGGTATATGTGTCTCAAAAGATGGATAAGATGTTCATACACTGAGCGAGGTAGCAAGAGCAcaaaaaaggcaaaggaattcAAGACTGCCACACCATGCTTTAGGAGAAGTAAGCAATTTTACTGTTGCAGTAGGCTCATGAGTGCACTCTGGagtataattttgaaaaggaGGGTTAGAAGAAGATTCTGAAGGAATATGAAAAACAAAccaggaatttatattttattcaggcAACTGGGAAGCCTTCTAGGGTATTTGGGAAGGAGAGTTAGGTGCATAAGTTTGCAGTACGAAAGTGTTAATCTTGTGATTGTACAAAATAGACTGAAGAGGGGAAACATCGTAAGTAGTAAATCTAGTGAAGAGGTGTTGGAGTTGGAGTATAAGTGATGGAAAGAGAATAAATAGAAGGGATAGATATAaggtattttttcaaagaagaaatcactaCTTCATGATGACTACATAtgagtaaggaaaagaaaaaaaaaattgatgactCCATAACTTTTGAAACTGGGTGACAGAAAATCCATAACAAACTGGGAGCTAGTTTGTGGGACAGGGAGGGAATAACCAATTGCTGAGTTCAAGGAAACAAACACTTGTCATTCGAGAGGGGTCTGAAGTCAGACCAGTAGAGATAATTGAAGACATAAAGTAAATGAGTTCCCCAAAGAGCAAAGTACAGACCTAGCAAAGGCACAGGCCTGAGAACTGAGCCTGTTAGATGTaataggtcaaagaaaaaaattaaggtgtgAGAAGATGTAAGGAAAACCTGTATAACAAATGTTCTGAtaatgaaggaagaagagaatttaaagaaaggaTGGCTAAAGGAGTACATTCCACAGAATGTTAagtcaaaacattttcattcccACTAGGTCCGGCAGGCAAATAAGTCATACAATAGGAAACTACAACTATGAAAACCATGTGTGCCATTCTCTAAAGGCCACCAAAAAGGCAGGCAAGTTAAAAACAATTGCTAATCTTCCCTTAAAGGTACAGGCATGGAAGTTTTAAAGGACCccagaaaaagaagggggaaggagtaagctatcaaaataacaccatgTTTAGCAAAATGATGCAAATACTAGGAAAATGAATAAGTACATGAAATTTCAAGATAATTTAGATATAAAGATAGCAAAGTGGGACTTTAAAAATCAACAGTGGTAAATTTTGTTTCACAAATAAGCTAATGCATATGTCAAATGCCCTGTTCACAAATGCCCAGTTtatatggaaagagccaagatgtccatcgacagatgaatggataaagaagatgtggtatatatatacaatggaatattatgcagccatcaaaaggaatgaaatcttgccatttgcaatgatgtggatggaactggagggtattatgctgagcgaaataagtcaattagagaaagacacgtatcatatgatctcactgatatgaggaattcttaatctcaggaaacaaactgagggttgctggagtggtggggggtgggagggatgggtggctgggtgatagacatcagg encodes the following:
- the TSBP1 gene encoding LOW QUALITY PROTEIN: testis-expressed basic protein 1 (The sequence of the model RefSeq protein was modified relative to this genomic sequence to represent the inferred CDS: substituted 1 base at 1 genomic stop codon), encoding MAMIKNTKVDSSGKITLSPMVIFPGYMDAELAKKSDFKAKILKNGATIKSESSQEENKKTLKKEITDSDESLTSRHKPESKSKAKGTELEKGKIGMEVKEKESDTRILKEEDQVKVSDMGIPQEQEAQVEMNDTGIPQEQDDQVKKSESGIPQGQGSQVKKSESGIKQGQGSQVKSDTRIPQGQESQVENSEAGIPQGQKSPVDNSESGIPQVQGPRVKRESSEDQGKQGDAKKKTDTEENDAMKKSDEGKHKVKGKKESELKRKKKVQXEAKTSKGRKYNKKMERVRANKMKAHKSTDYYDSHPPDASHNPVIA